Proteins encoded in a region of the Mucilaginibacter sabulilitoris genome:
- a CDS encoding GH92 family glycosyl hydrolase, giving the protein MKTRLFTCVATLLWVNCLFAQDENLVKYVNTRQGTNTKYEFSYGNTYPATALPFGMNTWTAQTGKNGDGWKYQYFEHTIRGFQQSHQCSSWVNDYAVFSFMPVTGKLVVNENARAAAFKHENEIAQPSYYKVKLDNHITTEMTPTERGAHLRFNFPKKQGSYLVLDGYTKMSMVKIIPQERKIIGWVNNCRWAPQGFKNYFVITFDKAFADYGIWDNKKDQLSPKSLIGEGDGIGAYLKFKDGETVQVKVASSYISPEQAETTLQNELGKYRGFDDTRKAADQVWNTLLGRMKIEGATEDQKATFYSCMYHANLFSHQFFEYGKDGKPYYYSPYDGKVHDGFMYTDNGFWDTFRAQFPLNTIIHPKMQGQYVQALLDAQQQCGWLPAWSFPAETGGMLGNHAISLLTDAWVKGIRTFDPKRALAAYYHEATNKGPWGSANGRPGWKEYFADGYVPYSPQTLGSTAWTLEFAYDDFCGYQLAKQTGNAYYENVFGRQMYNYKNLFDPKTRFMRAKDAKGNWIEPFDPMDWGGPYTEGNAWHWTWSVFQDVQGLINLMGGDKNFTNKIDSVFTEPGTIKVGGYGQVIHEMTEMAAFKMGQYAQGNEPIHHLLYMYNYAGQPWKAQQHLREVMDKMYNAGENGYPGDEDEGQMSSWYVLSAAGIYSVCPGTDEYVIGSPAFKKMTITLENGRKFIIEANNNSKQNVYIQSATLNGKPYTHNFIKHSDIMAGGILHFEMGDKPNLTRGLAADDKPFSLSKNISN; this is encoded by the coding sequence ATGAAAACACGGTTATTTACTTGCGTTGCTACGCTTTTATGGGTAAACTGCCTTTTTGCGCAGGACGAAAACCTGGTTAAATATGTAAATACCCGGCAGGGTACCAATACCAAATACGAGTTTAGCTATGGCAATACCTACCCGGCCACAGCATTGCCATTTGGCATGAATACCTGGACTGCCCAAACCGGCAAAAACGGCGATGGCTGGAAATATCAATACTTTGAGCATACTATCCGGGGTTTTCAGCAATCGCATCAATGCAGTTCGTGGGTAAATGATTATGCTGTATTTTCGTTTATGCCCGTTACCGGCAAGCTCGTGGTTAATGAAAATGCCCGTGCCGCGGCCTTTAAGCACGAGAACGAAATAGCGCAACCCAGTTATTATAAGGTAAAACTGGATAACCATATCACCACCGAAATGACCCCCACCGAGCGCGGCGCACATTTGCGGTTTAACTTTCCAAAAAAACAAGGCTCCTATTTGGTATTAGATGGTTACACCAAAATGAGTATGGTGAAGATCATTCCGCAAGAGCGTAAAATTATCGGGTGGGTAAACAATTGTCGCTGGGCGCCGCAAGGTTTTAAAAACTATTTTGTGATCACCTTTGATAAAGCTTTTGCTGATTATGGTATATGGGATAATAAAAAGGACCAGCTATCGCCCAAAAGTTTAATCGGCGAGGGGGACGGCATAGGTGCGTACCTAAAGTTTAAAGACGGCGAAACGGTGCAGGTTAAAGTGGCGTCAAGCTACATCAGCCCGGAACAGGCCGAAACCACCTTACAAAACGAACTGGGCAAATATCGCGGCTTTGATGATACCCGCAAAGCTGCCGATCAGGTTTGGAACACGCTGCTGGGCCGCATGAAAATTGAAGGCGCTACAGAAGATCAAAAAGCTACTTTTTATAGCTGCATGTACCACGCCAACTTGTTTTCGCACCAGTTTTTTGAGTATGGTAAAGATGGCAAGCCTTATTACTACAGCCCTTATGACGGTAAGGTGCATGATGGCTTTATGTATACCGATAATGGTTTCTGGGATACCTTCCGCGCTCAGTTTCCACTTAATACTATCATACACCCCAAAATGCAGGGACAGTATGTGCAGGCGCTGTTAGATGCACAGCAACAATGCGGCTGGCTGCCTGCCTGGTCGTTCCCGGCAGAAACGGGGGGGATGCTGGGTAACCACGCTATTTCACTGCTAACAGATGCCTGGGTTAAGGGAATCCGTACGTTTGATCCTAAACGGGCACTGGCGGCATATTATCATGAGGCTACCAATAAAGGTCCCTGGGGCAGCGCTAATGGTCGCCCGGGTTGGAAAGAATATTTTGCCGATGGTTATGTACCTTATTCGCCCCAAACTTTGGGCTCAACTGCATGGACGCTGGAATTTGCCTATGATGATTTCTGTGGCTATCAATTAGCTAAGCAAACCGGCAACGCCTACTATGAAAATGTTTTTGGCAGGCAAATGTATAACTATAAAAACCTGTTCGATCCCAAAACTCGCTTTATGCGCGCAAAGGATGCTAAAGGCAACTGGATAGAACCCTTTGACCCGATGGACTGGGGCGGACCTTATACCGAGGGCAATGCCTGGCACTGGACCTGGTCGGTATTTCAGGATGTACAGGGCCTAATAAACCTAATGGGAGGCGATAAAAACTTTACCAATAAGATAGACTCTGTTTTCACCGAGCCGGGTACTATAAAAGTTGGCGGTTATGGGCAGGTAATTCATGAGATGACCGAAATGGCAGCTTTTAAAATGGGTCAGTATGCCCAGGGTAATGAGCCTATTCATCACCTGCTATATATGTACAACTATGCCGGTCAGCCCTGGAAAGCCCAGCAGCACCTGCGCGAGGTAATGGATAAGATGTATAACGCCGGTGAAAACGGCTATCCCGGTGACGAGGATGAGGGTCAGATGTCGTCCTGGTATGTGCTGAGCGCTGCGGGTATTTACAGTGTTTGTCCCGGTACCGATGAATATGTGATAGGCAGTCCGGCATTTAAGAAAATGACCATCACTTTAGAGAATGGCAGAAAGTTTATCATTGAAGCCAATAACAACAGCAAACAAAATGTATACATTCAATCGGCAACGTTAAATGGCAAACCATATACCCACAATTTTATCAAGCACAGCGATATTATGGCCGGTGGTATTCTGCACTTTGAGATGGGTGATAAACCCAATCTTACCCGCGGCCTCGCTGCCGATGACAAACCTTTTTCGCTCTCAAAAAATATATCAAACTAA
- a CDS encoding discoidin domain-containing protein, with protein MPLNFSSVLKRTVLMICVAACSKASAQNIVYLNNANPQTNWKVKAQAEVGADSVNTYKSGYNVSNWVKGIVPGTVFNAYVVAGLEKDPNFGDNIYKVDKAKYDRNFWYRTEFNIPASYTKEKIWLNFKGINRKADIFLNGKQIGTLNGFMQRGNFDVTGLVSKSSSNVLAVLVYCPHNPLVNYESPTYIPAASWDWMPYVPGLNSGITDNVYLSNTGSITLQDPWIRTDLPTNARADVSISVGVKNSTSKFQTGVLSGVIQPGNIEFSQKVFVGGNSTAEVRLDKKRFEALAINSPKLWWPNGYGEPNLYTCKLSLKLGDEVSDSQTIKFGIKKYSYDTVGNVLHVFVNGTRIFLKGGNWGMAEYMLRCRGNEYDTKLRLHKEMNFNIVRNWIGSTTDDEFYDACDKYGMMIWDDFWLNSIPNLPNDVNNFNVNAIEKIKRFRNHPAIAIWCGDNEGTPMPPLNGWLAEDISNYDGGDRRYQPNSHAGSLTGSGPWTNFDPRWYFSRFPNGFGGTPGWGLRSEIGTAVFTNYDSFKKFIPKDKQWPRNEMWNLHFFGPSAGNAGPDRYDEGINKRYGTATGIQDYCRKAQLLNIETNKAMYEGWEDNMWEDASGIMTWMSQSAYPSLVWQTYDYYYDLTGAYWGAKKACEPLHIQWNPVNNSVKVINTTGSNVNELMADAEVYNSNGKPVPGYHQTKQIDAIANAAVNCFTINFKEEHSNLALNKPTVASSSENMEATLATDGNSGSRWASRQNDNEWIYVDLGSEQIVNGVKLNWEEAYGKAFRIQVSNDAKQWRDVYDTEDGHTGVQQLTFDETKARYVKMQGIHRGSGWGYSLWDFEVYGGEPHSNGLSDVHFIKLKLTDKTGRLISDNFYWRGNKRTDFTALNSLPKVNLKVSSKVTKADGKYYINATIINPASSPAVAFAIRAQAVRKSNGEQILPAIMNDNYFSLMRGESKNIKIEFDADVSGNDSAVLLVQPYNDPIKAE; from the coding sequence ATGCCTTTAAATTTTTCGTCTGTTTTAAAAAGAACAGTTTTAATGATCTGTGTTGCTGCCTGCAGTAAGGCATCGGCACAGAATATTGTTTACCTGAATAATGCTAACCCCCAAACCAATTGGAAAGTAAAAGCCCAGGCCGAAGTGGGCGCCGATAGTGTCAATACTTATAAATCCGGTTATAATGTCAGCAACTGGGTTAAAGGCATAGTGCCCGGTACGGTTTTTAATGCGTACGTAGTAGCCGGACTGGAAAAGGACCCCAATTTTGGTGACAATATCTACAAAGTTGATAAAGCTAAATACGATCGCAACTTTTGGTATCGTACAGAATTTAATATCCCGGCCAGCTATACCAAAGAAAAAATATGGCTCAACTTTAAAGGTATTAACCGTAAGGCTGATATCTTTCTTAATGGCAAGCAAATAGGTACACTTAATGGCTTTATGCAACGCGGTAATTTTGACGTCACGGGTTTAGTTAGCAAAAGCAGCTCAAACGTTTTAGCAGTGTTGGTATATTGCCCGCACAATCCGCTGGTGAACTATGAAAGTCCTACCTATATACCTGCCGCCAGCTGGGATTGGATGCCTTATGTACCTGGGTTAAACTCCGGCATAACAGATAACGTTTACCTGAGCAATACAGGCAGCATTACCCTGCAGGATCCCTGGATCCGTACCGATTTGCCAACCAATGCAAGGGCCGATGTATCAATTTCAGTTGGCGTGAAAAATAGTACCTCTAAGTTTCAAACAGGTGTTTTAAGTGGCGTTATCCAACCGGGAAACATTGAATTTTCGCAAAAAGTATTTGTAGGAGGGAACAGCACTGCTGAGGTAAGGCTTGATAAGAAAAGATTTGAAGCCTTGGCTATCAATAGCCCTAAACTATGGTGGCCAAACGGATATGGCGAACCTAATTTATACACCTGCAAGCTAAGCCTTAAATTAGGCGATGAGGTTTCAGACAGCCAGACCATCAAATTCGGTATCAAGAAATACAGTTATGATACTGTTGGCAACGTGTTGCATGTGTTTGTGAACGGCACCCGCATCTTTTTAAAAGGCGGTAACTGGGGCATGGCCGAATATATGCTGCGCTGCCGAGGTAACGAGTACGATACCAAACTGAGGTTGCATAAAGAAATGAATTTCAATATTGTACGCAACTGGATAGGGTCGACCACGGATGACGAATTTTACGATGCCTGTGATAAGTACGGTATGATGATATGGGACGATTTCTGGCTTAACTCTATTCCAAACCTGCCCAACGATGTCAATAACTTTAATGTTAACGCGATAGAAAAAATAAAGCGTTTCCGCAACCATCCTGCTATAGCCATTTGGTGCGGGGATAATGAAGGCACGCCCATGCCTCCGCTTAACGGGTGGCTGGCAGAAGATATCAGCAACTATGATGGCGGCGACAGGCGTTATCAGCCTAACTCACACGCCGGCAGCTTAACCGGCAGCGGTCCGTGGACAAACTTCGACCCACGCTGGTACTTCAGCCGGTTCCCAAACGGGTTTGGCGGTACGCCAGGCTGGGGGCTGCGCAGTGAGATAGGCACAGCGGTATTTACCAATTACGATAGTTTTAAAAAGTTTATCCCTAAAGACAAACAATGGCCCCGCAATGAAATGTGGAACCTGCATTTTTTTGGTCCGTCGGCAGGTAATGCTGGTCCCGATAGGTATGATGAAGGGATAAACAAACGATACGGCACAGCAACAGGCATACAGGATTATTGCCGCAAGGCGCAGCTGCTCAACATAGAGACTAATAAGGCTATGTACGAGGGTTGGGAAGATAACATGTGGGAAGATGCCTCGGGTATCATGACCTGGATGAGCCAATCGGCCTACCCGTCACTGGTATGGCAAACCTATGATTATTACTATGACCTCACCGGTGCTTATTGGGGAGCTAAAAAAGCCTGCGAACCGTTGCACATTCAATGGAACCCGGTAAACAATTCGGTTAAAGTAATCAATACCACCGGTAGCAATGTGAACGAGTTAATGGCCGATGCGGAAGTTTATAACAGCAACGGTAAACCAGTACCTGGTTATCATCAAACCAAACAAATAGACGCCATTGCCAACGCCGCTGTAAACTGTTTTACCATTAATTTTAAAGAAGAGCATAGCAATTTAGCGCTGAATAAGCCAACGGTGGCATCATCTTCAGAGAATATGGAGGCTACTTTGGCTACCGATGGTAACAGTGGCAGCCGTTGGGCCAGCAGGCAAAACGATAACGAGTGGATTTATGTGGATCTGGGCAGCGAACAAATAGTGAACGGGGTAAAACTCAACTGGGAAGAAGCCTACGGGAAAGCATTCAGGATACAGGTATCAAATGATGCCAAACAGTGGCGCGATGTTTACGATACCGAAGACGGCCACACAGGTGTACAGCAACTCACTTTTGACGAAACCAAAGCCAGGTATGTAAAGATGCAGGGTATTCACCGCGGCTCGGGCTGGGGCTATTCGCTTTGGGATTTTGAAGTGTACGGCGGTGAGCCCCATAGTAATGGGTTAAGCGATGTTCATTTTATAAAACTAAAGCTCACAGATAAAACCGGTAGGTTGATATCCGACAACTTTTACTGGCGCGGCAACAAGCGCACCGATTTTACCGCGCTAAACAGTTTGCCAAAAGTAAACCTGAAAGTATCTTCAAAGGTAACTAAGGCCGATGGTAAATATTATATCAATGCCACCATCATAAACCCTGCTTCATCGCCGGCAGTTGCTTTTGCAATACGTGCGCAGGCGGTAAGGAAAAGTAATGGCGAGCAAATACTGCCTGCTATAATGAACGATAACTACTTTTCACTCATGAGGGGCGAATCAAAAAATATCAAAATTGAATTTGATGCCGATGTATCAGGTAATGACAGCGCAGTATTGCTGGTTCAACCCTACAACGATCCTATAAAGGCAGAATAA
- the fucP gene encoding L-fucose:H+ symporter permease — protein sequence MSTKPQFTERKYLLVLIFVTFLFLMWGISMTLGDTLNKHFQNVLHISKSRSAYVQLSIFGAYFFMGIPAGLFMKKFGYKAGVLMGLVFYAIGAFLFIPAADAESFTFFRIALFILACGMATLETVAHPFVASLGDQRTSDQRINFAQAFNGVGGIIGPAVGSYFVLKAGQEHSNDLVSVKHLYIIIGFVVAGVALLFSFVKVPKLTDPHVVANDSYAVAGAEDADKSLFKHKHFVFAAIAQLFNVGAQGGTWAFFINYGREIMHLTDEHAGYYFSFSMVMMMIGRFAGTALMRYIKPYKLLSIFAACNIVMCIIVAQGFGWPSFIALLFINFFFSIMFPTIFSLGLKDMGAKTQQASSFIVMGVVGGGLFPLAMGLIANYNVATSYYLPIICYLVIFSFGFSYPRLNKRSA from the coding sequence ATGAGTACCAAACCCCAATTTACCGAACGCAAGTATCTTCTTGTATTAATATTTGTAACCTTCTTGTTTTTAATGTGGGGGATATCAATGACATTGGGCGACACACTGAATAAACATTTTCAAAACGTACTGCATATTTCAAAATCACGGTCGGCCTATGTGCAGTTGTCCATATTCGGGGCTTACTTTTTTATGGGAATTCCAGCCGGCTTGTTTATGAAAAAGTTTGGTTACAAGGCCGGCGTTTTAATGGGGTTAGTCTTTTATGCTATTGGCGCTTTCCTGTTCATACCTGCCGCCGATGCCGAGTCGTTCACGTTTTTCAGGATAGCTTTATTTATACTGGCATGTGGAATGGCCACGCTTGAAACCGTAGCACACCCGTTTGTAGCATCATTGGGCGATCAGCGGACCAGCGACCAACGAATTAATTTTGCGCAGGCCTTTAATGGGGTAGGCGGTATTATTGGTCCGGCAGTGGGCAGCTACTTTGTTTTAAAAGCCGGTCAGGAACATTCTAATGATTTGGTATCAGTAAAGCATTTGTATATTATCATAGGTTTTGTAGTGGCCGGGGTGGCGCTGTTATTTTCATTTGTAAAAGTACCCAAGCTTACGGATCCGCATGTTGTAGCCAATGATTCATACGCTGTGGCCGGTGCGGAGGACGCAGATAAGAGCTTATTTAAGCACAAACATTTTGTTTTTGCCGCCATTGCGCAGTTGTTTAATGTAGGTGCGCAGGGCGGTACCTGGGCTTTTTTTATAAATTATGGCCGCGAAATCATGCATTTAACAGATGAACACGCTGGCTATTACTTTTCGTTCAGTATGGTAATGATGATGATAGGAAGGTTTGCGGGCACAGCTTTGATGCGCTATATCAAGCCTTATAAACTGCTCTCTATTTTCGCAGCCTGTAACATTGTGATGTGTATTATTGTGGCGCAGGGCTTCGGCTGGCCGTCGTTTATAGCATTGCTGTTTATAAACTTCTTTTTCAGTATTATGTTCCCTACAATTTTTAGCCTCGGCTTAAAAGATATGGGGGCCAAAACGCAACAGGCTTCCTCATTCATTGTGATGGGTGTTGTAGGTGGCGGGTTATTTCCGCTGGCTATGGGCCTTATCGCCAATTACAATGTGGCCACATCTTATTATTTGCCCATAATATGTTACCTTGTTATATTTAGTTTTGGTTTTAGCTACCCCCGACTAAATAAAAGATCAGCATAA
- a CDS encoding LacI family DNA-binding transcriptional regulator, whose protein sequence is MKKKLSIVDIANALNVSKTTISFILNGRAQEKRISAELVETVMKYVEEVGYKPNSLAKSLRTGKSNTIGLMVEDISNPFFASIARLIEERAYKNGYKIIYCSTDNDTQKTKELIDMFRDRHVDGYIISPPEGIEEDIESLTKDGMPVVLFDRHLPNVDTDFIEIDNLFSTYNATRHLIDQGFKNVAFVTFASNQTQMIDRVKGYQNAIEAAGLPVLIKEILFNQKEELIMNPLREFMIQNTNIDAILFGTNHIGTCGLKIMQEMGKNTPTDIAIISFDDYEVFELYSPPVTAIAQPIDEIADNVISVLLEKLDYHSASTKLKGVILKTNLKIRKSSIKASA, encoded by the coding sequence ATGAAGAAGAAATTATCTATTGTTGATATCGCGAATGCTTTAAATGTATCAAAAACTACTATATCATTCATTTTAAATGGCCGTGCCCAGGAAAAACGCATCAGTGCCGAACTGGTAGAAACAGTAATGAAATATGTTGAAGAAGTAGGGTATAAGCCAAATTCGTTGGCCAAAAGTTTACGTACAGGTAAATCAAATACCATCGGATTAATGGTAGAAGATATCTCCAACCCCTTTTTTGCAAGTATCGCACGCTTAATTGAAGAAAGAGCTTATAAGAACGGCTATAAGATCATTTATTGCAGTACTGATAATGATACGCAAAAAACTAAGGAACTGATTGACATGTTTCGGGACAGGCATGTAGATGGTTACATTATATCTCCGCCCGAAGGTATTGAGGAAGATATTGAATCACTTACCAAAGATGGCATGCCGGTAGTGTTATTTGACAGGCACCTGCCCAATGTAGATACCGATTTTATTGAAATAGATAATCTTTTTAGTACTTATAACGCTACGAGGCACCTGATAGACCAGGGTTTTAAAAACGTTGCATTTGTTACCTTCGCCTCAAACCAAACCCAAATGATTGATAGGGTAAAAGGATATCAGAATGCCATTGAAGCCGCAGGCTTGCCGGTGTTGATTAAAGAGATATTATTTAATCAGAAAGAAGAACTTATCATGAATCCGTTGCGTGAATTTATGATACAAAATACCAACATTGATGCCATCCTTTTTGGTACCAACCACATTGGTACCTGCGGACTAAAGATAATGCAGGAAATGGGCAAGAATACGCCTACTGATATTGCTATAATTTCTTTTGATGATTATGAAGTGTTTGAGCTTTATTCGCCTCCTGTAACAGCCATAGCTCAACCAATTGATGAAATAGCCGATAATGTAATTAGTGTTTTGCTGGAGAAACTCGATTACCACTCAGCATCAACCAAGTTGAAGGGAGTTATTTTGAAAACCAACTTGAAAATCCGGAAATCTTCGATTAAGGCCTCTGCTTAA